A region of the Canis lupus dingo isolate Sandy chromosome 8, ASM325472v2, whole genome shotgun sequence genome:
GGATGTGTCTTTGGCTAGAACCTGGCTCTTCATCTCTATGTGCTACCTTGGCTTCTTGGGCTGTGAGATAGAAGAATGGTATCTGGGgttagaagcttttttttttttttttctaaggaggACCAGGTTGTAGGGTTAGGCTTCAGATATGAATTAAGTCATGGTTTTGGTTTGAGTTActgttcagattttgttttgtgaTCAAGTTGCCAATAGCATTTGCATTCAGAATAAGTAGACACCTGCCAGGAatcttttattttgctcttggGATCATGCTCATCTAAAGTTATCTCCCAAATATTTCCCCTGGTGCTTAGCACTTGTTCTGCTGTGCCTGTATTTCTCCAATGAAGTGCCTCTTTGGGATGTGTAATTTAGTGACTGTTTAGGTCTATGAATGTCAAATGTAGATGTATGTTGGAGCTTTCAAAATATAATGGTGCTGGTCCCTACCTCAGATAGAATGTAAAATAATCACTgggagtggatttttttttttaaagcttcctagGTGAATCTCAAGTCAGGGATTCACTTTTAGACAAACCAGCTTGATAATTCTCAGTCTTGAAGACCCAGAATGTGGGTACGATTAATTTCAGGCATTTGGGGGCAAGGGAGGACAATCCTGTTGTCTCATAGCCTCCTTGGGGGTATTTAGACATTTAGTGTGGGAGTGGCCTCAAAACAAGGACACCAGGGAAGTTTGCCAAAGACAAACAAGGGTAAGAGAAATGTTGCCTGTCTCATGTGTTTGCTGATTGATTTCTTGGCCTCGGAGAGATCCTGAGACTGGATAGAGTGGGGGCACAATGCTAGGTGGGTGAGTGACACCCATTGCTTTGAAAGCAGGAGTGCATGAGTGCCATGAACTGGATGTTCAACTGTACACCTCTCATCTGCAACCCTGAGCTATGTTTTTGTTTGGGAGATGTCTGAGATAGGTGACTGCACTGTGCCATGTGCTGAGTACTGAGTTTCAGTTACATCACCTTAGTCAGGAGTCCTGgtttttaactttgtatttctccctcctccctgccttttttttttcccagataatTCACATCTGGAATGCCGAGAAGAAAGCCTTGAAGAGGAGTGGATGGGTTTATTGGGGTACCTATCCAGAATCtctatttgtaaaaaaaagaaaggtaaacagTGGGGTTAGTGCTTCCTATCGGGTTTGGAAATCCAGTTTTAAAGCTTGGTCATTCTATATGttcctgctccttggggagcaaAGGCCCATTTCAGGAAATCCACTTTAGCTGAAGAAACAAATCAGTGTTCACATGGCTTCTTGCAGTCCCAGAACCAAGGGGAGGTGATTGAGTGTCTCAGGTTCTAAAAGGTATGGGCTGCAGACTACCTAGAGGAATAAGACTGAATAAAAAGGATTTTCTGGCAGGTAACAGGGCCTCTGGTACTTTGCTGTTCTTCTGCTCAACTgtgtattttgttgaagattttgaCGGCCTAGATTTTCTGGGACCGTCCATACCCACATAGTGAAGAGAGTCTGCACCTCCTTTTTCTTAACTCTGGTCATCATTCCCTGTGGACCACAGACCATTGTCAATAGCTCATATGTACTTGGAGTTCTCCCAaagtttatctttctgtctttGCCCCAGATTACTGCAAGAAGTACAAAAAACACGTGAGGAGCAGATTCCAGTGTATTAAAGACAGGAATGCCCGTTTGGGTGAGACTGTGAACCTCAACAAACGCTACACTAGGCTGCGTCTTGTCAAGGAACACCAGAGCCAGcaggagagggagcatgagctCCTGGCCATTGGCAGGACTTCAGCCAAGACGCTGGATAGCCCCATGAGTTCCGTGAATGTGGAATTGCTGTTTGAGCCTGATGACCAACACTTGGAGCCCGTTCACACAGTGGTATTCCAGGGATCGGCAGGCATTGGGAAAACTATACTGGCCAGGAAGATCATGTTGGACTGGGCATCAGACAAAATTTACCAAGACAGGTTTGACTACTTGTTTTATATCCACTGTCGGGAGGTAAGCCTCGGGACACGGAGGAGCCTGGGGGACCTGATTGTCAGCTGCTGCCCTGACCCAAACCCACCCATATGTAAGATTGTGAGCAAGCCTTCCAGGATTCTCTTCCTTATGGATGGCTTCGATGAGCTGCAGGGTGCCTTTGATGAGCATACAGAGGCTCTCTGCACAAACTGGCAGAAGGTGGAGCGGGGAGACATTCTCCTGAGCAGCCTCATCAGGAAGAGGCTGCTTCCTGAGGCCTCTTTACTCATCACCACAAGACCTGTGGCTCTGGAGAAACTGCAGCATTTGCTGGACCGTCCCCGTCATGTGGAGATCCTGGGTTTCTCAGAGGCCAAAAGAAAGGaatatttcttcaagtatttctCAGATGAGCAGCAAGCCACAGAAGCTTTCAGGCTGATTCAGGAGAATGAGATCCTCTTTACCATGTGCTTTATCCCCTTGGTCTGCTGGATTGTGTGCACTGGGTTGAAGCAGCAAATGAACAGTGGCAAGAATCTTGCCCAGACATCCAAGACTACCACTTCAGTGTATATCTTCTTCCTCTCCAGTTTGTTGCAATCTCACAGAGAGACCCAGAAGCACCAAGTCTCTGCCAGCCTCCGGGGTCTCTGCTCGTTGGCAGCAGATGGAATCTGGAACCAGAAAATCCTGTTTGATGAGTGTGACCTTAGGAATCACGGCCTTCAGAAGGCAGATGTGTCTGCTTTCTTGAGAATGAACCTATTCCAAAAGGAAGTGGACTGTGAGAAATTCTACAGCTTCATCCACATGACTTTCCAGGAGTTCTTTGCTGCCATGTACTACCTTCTGGAAGAGGAGGAACAGGGAAGGATGAGGAACCTGCCATGGAGTAGTTCCAAGCTTCCCAACCGAGATGTGAAGGTTCTTCTTGAAAACTATGGCAAATTTGAAAAGGGATATCTGATTTTTGTTGTCCGTTTCCTCTTTGGCCTTGTAAATCAGGAGAGAACCTCCTACTTGGAGAAAAAATTGAGTTGCAAGATCTCTCAACAAATCAGACTGGAGCTGCTCAAATGGATTGAAGAGAAAGCCAAGGGCAAGAATCTGCAGATCCAGCCCAGCCAGCTGGAGTTGTTCTATTGTTTGTATGAGATGCAAGAGGAGGATTTTGTGCGAAAGGCCATGGGCCATTTTCCCAAAATTGAGATCAGTCTTTCCACCAGAATGGACCATGTGGTTTCTTCCTTTTGTATTGAGAACTGTTGCAGGGTGGAATCACTTTCCCTGAGGCTGCTTCATAACTCcccaaaggaggaagaggaggaggaggaagaggagaatgagaaggaaatgcAACACTATGATGTGGATCACTGTGTCCTCCTAGATCCTCATACCACCTATGCTTATCGGTAAGGAGATTTGGCTTCCGGCAGGTGTAGAATAGTAGTGCTGGTCTCCATTTTCTAGCCACCTTTCTCTGGGCACTTGCTGTCTCTCCCTGCTTCTCAACTGTCTTTAAAATGTGGCTGCCACAGCTACATAATAATGCCACCACCACTCATTTCTACCAGACACCTTCAATGACAGAGGTTGACTAGTAGGGGATAGGAAAGTGGACAAATGGGTGAGGAAAAAGgcaatgaagaaaataagcaaatgattgGTGGATGCCAACTCAGTGCAAGGTATTCTGTGGGGTAGAGAGTTGAATAAAAATGTTGTAAACTCAAATTGCTTGTAATCTACTTGGGGCTCTAGTGCTTAGTATTCAGTTAATACCCAAGGAGCAAAACAACCCCAGTGACTGTCTCACGAGCACAGAAGACAGAAGGCCTTTAGTACTGGGTGCTGAAGGGAGGCTTCTCAGAGGAGTGAGGTTTGAGACTGCCTTGAAGGTTTGGTAGGATATGGGTGAGTGCAGGAGAAGGTAAGGGGATTTTGGCAGTGGGGTCTGGTGTCTGAGGAACAGATTATGCAGGACACTATGGGGAGGGACATGGTTTCATTGGAAGTTATAATGAGGGAAAATTGAGGGTAATAGAGCTGGGAAGGAGAGGGTGATTTTAAGTCCCACATTATGTTTATAACCAGGAAGTCACCAACAGCACCCTCTTCAGGGTCTGTTCATCAATATTGTAGGAGATCAGAAGCTAGTCGCTGTGTCTGAACAGCAAAACAGTTCAGTTGCCTGACCTCTGAAGTCCATGCTTGGGAACTGCCACAGCTATGGTGGGAAGGTGGATGCTCTGTGAATGCTTGGGTTTAACCTGCCTAGAAAACACTTGACATGGGACAAAATTAAGGAGAAAGGGGACTGGTCCTTCCACCAGGGATCATGACTTTTCAACTCCCTCTCTCATGCTTGGCACTGCTACTAGGACAACCTTTTTATTTATCACTCAGTCATCAAGGACCACCTGCTAGGGCTTCAGCATTAGCTAAGACCTGTCCCTGCTCACAGCAACTTAAGGTTCAGTTGTGGAGACAGTTGGAAAACAATGATGGACAGTAGAGAGAGATGGACTATGGCAAGAACATCTATAGGATGTACCAGAAACACATGGTGGGAAGCCCTTGACCAGCTGGCCTCTGAGAGACGGAGCATGAGAAACCCAAGTGTGGGCAAAGGGTGGCTTGAACAGAGGGAATAGTGGGTTCAGAGGGCAGAGGTAGTGAAGCAGGGTGTGTCCCTATAATGGCAAATAGTTTAGGGTAGCTGTagagggtgagaaagagaaagtgagggaAGGAAGCATATCTGCTCTATAGGGCCCCAAAAACTATGCTGAGGAGAAACCTGACCAAGATCACACAGAGCTGTGAAGAAGGCTTACAGAGACTCAGACTAAAACTCCTGATGAAAAGCCTGACACTCATCTCATTAGATGATAGTTACCTTCCTCTGAGGGCAAGAGCTTGCTTTGTGTGTTCCAGAACCTTCTAAAGACCAGCAGCATTGGGCATCCATCCCAtgcttgttagaagtgcaaagcTGCATGTCTAATTCTAGACACACaaagtcagaatctgcattttaacaagagcTGCACATTGGAACCACTGCAAGTCTTAAGAATATTGATGTATGTGGTCCCATCTCAGAGATTCTGATATTAGTCTCATGGTGTCACCTGGCCTAGGGATTTTTGGCAGCATTGCTGATGCTATTATGCAGCCCATGTGAGAAGTGGTCTCTGGGTCACTTAGCAGAGTGACCAAGGCCGTGGGCAGGATGGCTGACTgatgagagagggaagagaaagacacCTGGGGGAGGCTCCGGAGGGTGTGCAAAGGCAGCAAGTCACAGACTCATGCTATTTCCATAATAGAGTGTGCAGGATAGTCTTaccaggctgccccctcccctcccgtccctGGCTTTGTTATTCCTCAGTAGGCCATTTGTGGTTCTGTGAGTCAGCTCTTAATCCTCAGGAGGTCTTTGTCtgaactgatttttcttttctttctttcttgtttacaATTTCTAGGTTGGTGAATTGCCAGGTCACTGTCAGCCTTTGGCAGGGTCTCTTCTCAGTCCTGAGCAGAAACTCACTGAGTCTCACTGAACTGAATCTCAGTGACAATGCTCTGGGGGACCAAGGGGTAAATGTGTTATGTGAAATGCTCCAGCATCCTGGCTGTAATATTCGGAAATTGTGGTAagaacctgtgtgtgtgtgtgtgtgtgtgtgtgcgcgcgcgtgcgctCACCTGTTGCATGTATTtatgagtgagacagagagaggaagacccCAGATCAGTGgtttattagttttctagggctgctatATAACAAAGTAACACAAACCAAGAGGCtcaaacaatagaaattcattatttcataGTCCTGGTGGCTGGATGTTCAAgatgaaggtgtcagcagggctggtttctcctgaggcctttcTTACTGACTTGTAGATGATGgtcttcttcctgtgtcttcacatggtctctGTGTTCATGTTGGCTCTCCTCAAGCATACCAGTTGTGTTGAATTGGGGCCTGTcctgatgacctcatttaaaGCCTGagttccaaataaagtcacaattCTGAAATCCTAGggattaagacttcaacatatggtTTTTTTGGAGAGGTggacacagttcagtccataacaagTGAGAAGGAAGAATGGATCAGAGGCCAGTTGTTTGGGAAGTTTCAAATGGGGAAGAAGGTAGGGGAAGTGAAAGGCCTGTGTTGGTGATGCAACGAAAAGCGCATGACCTTCATGATCTTCCATTTCCTCACTGGCCATCCTCATAGATGAGAATTGGAGAGTTTTGTCATATACAATGGCTACTTGGGCTGGAcctcatgaaaatattttgtataagggcacttggatggctcagtggttgagcatctgcctttggctgaggtcgtgatcctggggtcccaagatcaagtcccgcattgggctctctgtagggagcctgcttctttctctgcctgtgactctgacTCTCCCTCCGTGTCTTATTTAAGCATCTAATCACACTAGGGCACCCACCAGGGCATTTAGGTAAGGGAATGGTATAATGCAGGATAAATTACAAATTCTTTTCTTACCTTCAAGGCTCTGGCTGGTTTTGGCTCTTTACCTGCCTCTCTATCTCCATCCCACACCAGTCTCCTCAACTGCCCTGGTGGGTGCCCCTGTGTAAttccagagagggagacacaatGAGGGAAACATGGGTGATTCTGAGATATTTTGGAGGTAAACAGGGGTTTAGTTACACATTTATTTCTGGTTGGTGTGAAGATAGTAGCAGAAAGgaagattgttatttatttatttatttatttatttatgtttttatgtttttatttatttgacagagagagagagagatcacaagcagggggaggggcagagggagagggaaaagcaggttccccactgagcagggagcccaacatgggctccattccaggatcctgggatagtgACCCAGCttcactgatggagccacccaggtacccctggaagATTGTTTAACAGGCTCTAGGATGATGAATTATTCACCTAGAAAGGAGAATGTTGTTCTTGCTCCTCTGACAGGGACACAAAGTGTTGTtattggtggtgatggtgataatggtgtgtgtgtgtgtgtctgtgtgtgtgtgtgtgtcgttgTAAAACAAGTCAAGAACTAGAGATTCCTGCTGTTTCAGTGTAGGTGGGGGGCTGGTAATTGATCTTTAAACAGAACAATGGGAACAGGATTGACAAAGAGAAGTAGATGGGTAAAACTCTAGAGAGACCACCTGAGGGATTTTCACAGTGAGGAATGTGTGATGACGAGGTGGAACACACAGGTTCACCACCTTTTCCATTTATAAGACAGGGACATGCCATGTACACATTGGAGAGCTGACCATTATTTACATAGAGAGTTCACTGAGCCCGGGAGCCAAAGTCACACTAAAACTCAGGCTGCATACAGGCGTTCTGATAAGATCACACTTTCATGTaactttcattaaaattttccttttgtaatgTGAGAATGCAAATGCCCCTGTTTGGTGCTGAAAACAAGCACAGACCAGAAGGCAGTGACAGAGAAACAGCCTGTGTTCTGATGCTTCTGCTTCTGTGCTTGGAATGAAGGTTGGGGCAGTGCTGCCTTTCCTATCGGTGCTGCTTCAACATCTCCTCGGTCCTGAGCAACAACCAGAAGCTGGAGGAATTGGATCTCAGCCACAACGCCCTGGGAGACTTTGGAATTAGACTTCTTTGTGTGGGGCTGAAGCATCTGTTCTGCAATCTGAACAAGCTTTGGTGAGtctgaattattttcct
Encoded here:
- the NLRP3 gene encoding NACHT, LRR and PYD domains-containing protein 3 isoform X6 yields the protein MASVRCKLARYLEDLEDADFKKFKMHLQDYPSQKGFSPLPRSQTEKADHMDLATLMIDFNGEEKAWAMAVWIFAAINRRDLYEKAKRDELEWDNSHLECREESLEEEWMGLLGYLSRISICKKKKDYCKKYKKHVRSRFQCIKDRNARLGETVNLNKRYTRLRLVKEHQSQQEREHELLAIGRTSAKTLDSPMSSVNVELLFEPDDQHLEPVHTVVFQGSAGIGKTILARKIMLDWASDKIYQDRFDYLFYIHCREVSLGTRRSLGDLIVSCCPDPNPPICKIVSKPSRILFLMDGFDELQGAFDEHTEALCTNWQKVERGDILLSSLIRKRLLPEASLLITTRPVALEKLQHLLDRPRHVEILGFSEAKRKEYFFKYFSDEQQATEAFRLIQENEILFTMCFIPLVCWIVCTGLKQQMNSGKNLAQTSKTTTSVYIFFLSSLLQSHRETQKHQVSASLRGLCSLAADGIWNQKILFDECDLRNHGLQKADVSAFLRMNLFQKEVDCEKFYSFIHMTFQEFFAAMYYLLEEEEQGRMRNLPWSSSKLPNRDVKVLLENYGKFEKGYLIFVVRFLFGLVNQERTSYLEKKLSCKISQQIRLELLKWIEEKAKGKNLQIQPSQLELFYCLYEMQEEDFVRKAMGHFPKIEISLSTRMDHVVSSFCIENCCRVESLSLRLLHNSPKEEEEEEEEENEKEMQHYDVDHCVLLDPHTTYAYRLVNCQVTVSLWQGLFSVLSRNSLSLTELNLSDNALGDQGVNVLCEMLQHPGCNIRKLWLVNSGLTPGCCPALASMLSTNQKLTHLYLRGNALGDTGVKLLCEGLLHPNCKLQILELDGCSLTSHCCWDLSTLLTSSKSLRELSLGSNDLGDLGVMLLCEVLKQQGCILQSLKLCEMYFNYDTKCALETLQEEKPELTIVFEPFGSDRSRLPDASVWAPCHLGVHKWERALLHPG
- the NLRP3 gene encoding NACHT, LRR and PYD domains-containing protein 3 isoform X7, which produces MASVRCKLARYLEDLEDADFKKFKMHLQDYPSQKGFSPLPRSQTEKADHMDLATLMIDFNGEEKAWAMAVWIFAAINRRDLYEKAKRDELEWDNSHLECREESLEEEWMGLLGYLSRISICKKKKDYCKKYKKHVRSRFQCIKDRNARLGETVNLNKRYTRLRLVKEHQSQQEREHELLAIGRTSAKTLDSPMSSVNVELLFEPDDQHLEPVHTVVFQGSAGIGKTILARKIMLDWASDKIYQDRFDYLFYIHCREVSLGTRRSLGDLIVSCCPDPNPPICKIVSKPSRILFLMDGFDELQGAFDEHTEALCTNWQKVERGDILLSSLIRKRLLPEASLLITTRPVALEKLQHLLDRPRHVEILGFSEAKRKEYFFKYFSDEQQATEAFRLIQENEILFTMCFIPLVCWIVCTGLKQQMNSGKNLAQTSKTTTSVYIFFLSSLLQSHRETQKHQVSASLRGLCSLAADGIWNQKILFDECDLRNHGLQKADVSAFLRMNLFQKEVDCEKFYSFIHMTFQEFFAAMYYLLEEEEQGRMRNLPWSSSKLPNRDVKVLLENYGKFEKGYLIFVVRFLFGLVNQERTSYLEKKLSCKISQQIRLELLKWIEEKAKGKNLQIQPSQLELFYCLYEMQEEDFVRKAMGHFPKIEISLSTRMDHVVSSFCIENCCRVESLSLRLLHNSPKEEEEEEEEENEKEMQHYDVDHCVLLDPHTTYAYRLVNSGLTPGCCPALASMLSTNQKLTHLYLRGNALGDTGVKLLCEGLLHPNCKLQILELDGCSLTSHCCWDLSTLLTSSKSLRELSLGSNDLGDLGVMLLCEVLKQQGCILQSLKLCEMYFNYDTKCALETLQEEKPELTIVFEPFGSDRSRLPDASVWAPCHLGVHKWERALLHPG
- the NLRP3 gene encoding NACHT, LRR and PYD domains-containing protein 3 isoform X1, with translation MASVRCKLARYLEDLEDADFKKFKMHLQDYPSQKGFSPLPRSQTEKADHMDLATLMIDFNGEEKAWAMAVWIFAAINRRDLYEKAKRDELEWDNSHLECREESLEEEWMGLLGYLSRISICKKKKDYCKKYKKHVRSRFQCIKDRNARLGETVNLNKRYTRLRLVKEHQSQQEREHELLAIGRTSAKTLDSPMSSVNVELLFEPDDQHLEPVHTVVFQGSAGIGKTILARKIMLDWASDKIYQDRFDYLFYIHCREVSLGTRRSLGDLIVSCCPDPNPPICKIVSKPSRILFLMDGFDELQGAFDEHTEALCTNWQKVERGDILLSSLIRKRLLPEASLLITTRPVALEKLQHLLDRPRHVEILGFSEAKRKEYFFKYFSDEQQATEAFRLIQENEILFTMCFIPLVCWIVCTGLKQQMNSGKNLAQTSKTTTSVYIFFLSSLLQSHRETQKHQVSASLRGLCSLAADGIWNQKILFDECDLRNHGLQKADVSAFLRMNLFQKEVDCEKFYSFIHMTFQEFFAAMYYLLEEEEQGRMRNLPWSSSKLPNRDVKVLLENYGKFEKGYLIFVVRFLFGLVNQERTSYLEKKLSCKISQQIRLELLKWIEEKAKGKNLQIQPSQLELFYCLYEMQEEDFVRKAMGHFPKIEISLSTRMDHVVSSFCIENCCRVESLSLRLLHNSPKEEEEEEEEENEKEMQHYDVDHCVLLDPHTTYAYRLVNCQVTVSLWQGLFSVLSRNSLSLTELNLSDNALGDQGVNVLCEMLQHPGCNIRKLWLGQCCLSYRCCFNISSVLSNNQKLEELDLSHNALGDFGIRLLCVGLKHLFCNLNKLWLVSCCLTPACCEDLASVLSTNQSLTRLYLGENSLEDAGVGVLCEKAKHPQCKLQRLGLVNSGLTPGCCPALASMLSTNQKLTHLYLRGNALGDTGVKLLCEGLLHPNCKLQILELDGCSLTSHCCWDLSTLLTSSKSLRELSLGSNDLGDLGVMLLCEVLKQQGCILQSLKLCEMYFNYDTKCALETLQEEKPELTIVFEPFGSDRSRLPDASVWAPCHLGVHKWERALLHPG
- the NLRP3 gene encoding NACHT, LRR and PYD domains-containing protein 3 isoform X2; amino-acid sequence: MASVRCKLARYLEDLEDADFKKFKMHLQDYPSQKGFSPLPRSQTEKADHMDLATLMIDFNDNSHLECREESLEEEWMGLLGYLSRISICKKKKDYCKKYKKHVRSRFQCIKDRNARLGETVNLNKRYTRLRLVKEHQSQQEREHELLAIGRTSAKTLDSPMSSVNVELLFEPDDQHLEPVHTVVFQGSAGIGKTILARKIMLDWASDKIYQDRFDYLFYIHCREVSLGTRRSLGDLIVSCCPDPNPPICKIVSKPSRILFLMDGFDELQGAFDEHTEALCTNWQKVERGDILLSSLIRKRLLPEASLLITTRPVALEKLQHLLDRPRHVEILGFSEAKRKEYFFKYFSDEQQATEAFRLIQENEILFTMCFIPLVCWIVCTGLKQQMNSGKNLAQTSKTTTSVYIFFLSSLLQSHRETQKHQVSASLRGLCSLAADGIWNQKILFDECDLRNHGLQKADVSAFLRMNLFQKEVDCEKFYSFIHMTFQEFFAAMYYLLEEEEQGRMRNLPWSSSKLPNRDVKVLLENYGKFEKGYLIFVVRFLFGLVNQERTSYLEKKLSCKISQQIRLELLKWIEEKAKGKNLQIQPSQLELFYCLYEMQEEDFVRKAMGHFPKIEISLSTRMDHVVSSFCIENCCRVESLSLRLLHNSPKEEEEEEEEENEKEMQHYDVDHCVLLDPHTTYAYRLVNCQVTVSLWQGLFSVLSRNSLSLTELNLSDNALGDQGVNVLCEMLQHPGCNIRKLWLGQCCLSYRCCFNISSVLSNNQKLEELDLSHNALGDFGIRLLCVGLKHLFCNLNKLWLVSCCLTPACCEDLASVLSTNQSLTRLYLGENSLEDAGVGVLCEKAKHPQCKLQRLGLVNSGLTPGCCPALASMLSTNQKLTHLYLRGNALGDTGVKLLCEGLLHPNCKLQILELDGCSLTSHCCWDLSTLLTSSKSLRELSLGSNDLGDLGVMLLCEVLKQQGCILQSLKLCEMYFNYDTKCALETLQEEKPELTIVFEPFGSDRSRLPDASVWAPCHLGVHKWERALLHPG
- the NLRP3 gene encoding NACHT, LRR and PYD domains-containing protein 3 isoform X4, producing MASVRCKLARYLEDLEDADFKKFKMHLQDYPSQKGFSPLPRSQTEKADHMDLATLMIDFNGEEKAWAMAVWIFAAINRRDLYEKAKRDELEWDNSHLECREESLEEEWMGLLGYLSRISICKKKKDYCKKYKKHVRSRFQCIKDRNARLGETVNLNKRYTRLRLVKEHQSQQEREHELLAIGRTSAKTLDSPMSSVNVELLFEPDDQHLEPVHTVVFQGSAGIGKTILARKIMLDWASDKIYQDRFDYLFYIHCREVSLGTRRSLGDLIVSCCPDPNPPICKIVSKPSRILFLMDGFDELQGAFDEHTEALCTNWQKVERGDILLSSLIRKRLLPEASLLITTRPVALEKLQHLLDRPRHVEILGFSEAKRKEYFFKYFSDEQQATEAFRLIQENEILFTMCFIPLVCWIVCTGLKQQMNSGKNLAQTSKTTTSVYIFFLSSLLQSHRETQKHQVSASLRGLCSLAADGIWNQKILFDECDLRNHGLQKADVSAFLRMNLFQKEVDCEKFYSFIHMTFQEFFAAMYYLLEEEEQGRMRNLPWSSSKLPNRDVKVLLENYGKFEKGYLIFVVRFLFGLVNQERTSYLEKKLSCKISQQIRLELLKWIEEKAKGKNLQIQPSQLELFYCLYEMQEEDFVRKAMGHFPKIEISLSTRMDHVVSSFCIENCCRVESLSLRLLHNSPKEEEEEEEEENEKEMQHYDVDHCVLLDPHTTYAYRLVNCQVTVSLWQGLFSVLSRNSLSLTELNLSDNALGDQGVNVLCEMLQHPGCNIRKLWLGQCCLSYRCCFNISSVLSNNQKLEELDLSHNALGDFGIRLLCVGLKHLFCNLNKLWLVNSGLTPGCCPALASMLSTNQKLTHLYLRGNALGDTGVKLLCEGLLHPNCKLQILELDGCSLTSHCCWDLSTLLTSSKSLRELSLGSNDLGDLGVMLLCEVLKQQGCILQSLKLCEMYFNYDTKCALETLQEEKPELTIVFEPFGSDRSRLPDASVWAPCHLGVHKWERALLHPG
- the NLRP3 gene encoding NACHT, LRR and PYD domains-containing protein 3 isoform X5; translation: MGLLGYLSRISICKKKKDYCKKYKKHVRSRFQCIKDRNARLGETVNLNKRYTRLRLVKEHQSQQEREHELLAIGRTSAKTLDSPMSSVNVELLFEPDDQHLEPVHTVVFQGSAGIGKTILARKIMLDWASDKIYQDRFDYLFYIHCREVSLGTRRSLGDLIVSCCPDPNPPICKIVSKPSRILFLMDGFDELQGAFDEHTEALCTNWQKVERGDILLSSLIRKRLLPEASLLITTRPVALEKLQHLLDRPRHVEILGFSEAKRKEYFFKYFSDEQQATEAFRLIQENEILFTMCFIPLVCWIVCTGLKQQMNSGKNLAQTSKTTTSVYIFFLSSLLQSHRETQKHQVSASLRGLCSLAADGIWNQKILFDECDLRNHGLQKADVSAFLRMNLFQKEVDCEKFYSFIHMTFQEFFAAMYYLLEEEEQGRMRNLPWSSSKLPNRDVKVLLENYGKFEKGYLIFVVRFLFGLVNQERTSYLEKKLSCKISQQIRLELLKWIEEKAKGKNLQIQPSQLELFYCLYEMQEEDFVRKAMGHFPKIEISLSTRMDHVVSSFCIENCCRVESLSLRLLHNSPKEEEEEEEEENEKEMQHYDVDHCVLLDPHTTYAYRLVNCQVTVSLWQGLFSVLSRNSLSLTELNLSDNALGDQGVNVLCEMLQHPGCNIRKLWLGQCCLSYRCCFNISSVLSNNQKLEELDLSHNALGDFGIRLLCVGLKHLFCNLNKLWLVSCCLTPACCEDLASVLSTNQSLTRLYLGENSLEDAGVGVLCEKAKHPQCKLQRLGLVNSGLTPGCCPALASMLSTNQKLTHLYLRGNALGDTGVKLLCEGLLHPNCKLQILELDGCSLTSHCCWDLSTLLTSSKSLRELSLGSNDLGDLGVMLLCEVLKQQGCILQSLKLCEMYFNYDTKCALETLQEEKPELTIVFEPFGSDRSRLPDASVWAPCHLGVHKWERALLHPG
- the NLRP3 gene encoding NACHT, LRR and PYD domains-containing protein 3 isoform X3, translated to MASVRCKLARYLEDLEDADFKKFKMHLQDYPSQKGFSPLPRSQTEKADHMDLATLMIDFNGEEKAWAMAVWIFAAINRRDLYEKAKRDELEWDYCKKYKKHVRSRFQCIKDRNARLGETVNLNKRYTRLRLVKEHQSQQEREHELLAIGRTSAKTLDSPMSSVNVELLFEPDDQHLEPVHTVVFQGSAGIGKTILARKIMLDWASDKIYQDRFDYLFYIHCREVSLGTRRSLGDLIVSCCPDPNPPICKIVSKPSRILFLMDGFDELQGAFDEHTEALCTNWQKVERGDILLSSLIRKRLLPEASLLITTRPVALEKLQHLLDRPRHVEILGFSEAKRKEYFFKYFSDEQQATEAFRLIQENEILFTMCFIPLVCWIVCTGLKQQMNSGKNLAQTSKTTTSVYIFFLSSLLQSHRETQKHQVSASLRGLCSLAADGIWNQKILFDECDLRNHGLQKADVSAFLRMNLFQKEVDCEKFYSFIHMTFQEFFAAMYYLLEEEEQGRMRNLPWSSSKLPNRDVKVLLENYGKFEKGYLIFVVRFLFGLVNQERTSYLEKKLSCKISQQIRLELLKWIEEKAKGKNLQIQPSQLELFYCLYEMQEEDFVRKAMGHFPKIEISLSTRMDHVVSSFCIENCCRVESLSLRLLHNSPKEEEEEEEEENEKEMQHYDVDHCVLLDPHTTYAYRLVNCQVTVSLWQGLFSVLSRNSLSLTELNLSDNALGDQGVNVLCEMLQHPGCNIRKLWLGQCCLSYRCCFNISSVLSNNQKLEELDLSHNALGDFGIRLLCVGLKHLFCNLNKLWLVSCCLTPACCEDLASVLSTNQSLTRLYLGENSLEDAGVGVLCEKAKHPQCKLQRLGLVNSGLTPGCCPALASMLSTNQKLTHLYLRGNALGDTGVKLLCEGLLHPNCKLQILELDGCSLTSHCCWDLSTLLTSSKSLRELSLGSNDLGDLGVMLLCEVLKQQGCILQSLKLCEMYFNYDTKCALETLQEEKPELTIVFEPFGSDRSRLPDASVWAPCHLGVHKWERALLHPG